The following proteins are co-located in the Shouchella hunanensis genome:
- a CDS encoding CPBP family intramembrane glutamic endopeptidase yields the protein MNKIYYSLGILFFVIMQIAVAFTLVVVFQGVLTMNSGLSILLAVPLTIAIAFLTSRMVSRNTVTMRYALVVLAYIVMQTGLALVASTLLASIFNVTNQALLIGLSSILSFTVGLVVILLILRRDEQLDGGLRGPKMKTGETVAWSIIGIFLVFGTQIVAGLIQSLLFGIDQGSENTADLVAIAQEFLPFIIVIAVIGPIIEELVFRKAIFGWLYRRTNFFVAGLISSLIFAVIHFDFEHILIYGAMGFAFAFLYVKTKRIIVPIIAHIALNSFVVVVQVLFIDKINEFMDTATFISTMIGMILL from the coding sequence GTGAATAAGATCTATTATAGCTTAGGAATTTTGTTTTTCGTTATTATGCAAATTGCTGTAGCGTTTACGCTTGTGGTCGTTTTTCAAGGTGTTTTAACTATGAATAGCGGGCTATCCATTCTTCTTGCTGTTCCATTAACAATTGCCATTGCGTTTCTAACGTCGCGAATGGTTAGTCGAAATACAGTAACGATGCGATACGCACTCGTTGTACTTGCCTATATTGTGATGCAAACAGGACTTGCTTTAGTTGCTTCTACTCTACTTGCATCGATTTTCAACGTCACAAACCAAGCTCTTTTAATCGGTCTATCGTCCATACTCTCATTTACTGTCGGTCTTGTTGTTATTTTACTGATTTTGCGTCGAGACGAACAGCTAGATGGTGGGTTAAGAGGACCTAAAATGAAAACAGGCGAAACCGTTGCTTGGTCCATTATCGGTATCTTTCTAGTATTTGGGACACAAATCGTTGCTGGTTTAATTCAGTCTCTGTTGTTTGGCATTGATCAAGGGTCTGAGAATACGGCGGATTTAGTCGCGATTGCACAAGAATTTTTACCGTTCATTATTGTTATTGCTGTTATTGGTCCGATCATAGAAGAACTGGTTTTCAGAAAAGCAATATTTGGCTGGCTATATCGCCGCACAAACTTTTTCGTTGCAGGGTTAATTAGTTCTCTTATTTTCGCTGTCATTCATTTTGATTTTGAGCATATTCTCATTTATGGCGCAATGGGCTTTGCCTTCGCTTTCCTATATGTGAAAACAAAACGAATCATTGTTCCAATTATCGCCCACATTGCGTTAAATTCATTTGTCGTTGTTGTTCAAGTACTCTTCATTGATAAAATTAATGAGTTTATGGACACGGCTACTTTCATCTCTACTATGATTGGAATGATATTATTATGA
- a CDS encoding ABC transporter permease, with product MKTQAIVTNCVRVLLFLLVAVFLYWTASEGMYIHLYESSGEFLRLLGEHVALVLVSSLVAVLVALPLAVFVTRPKFRRAEWITSNVANLAQTIPSLAVVALMIGILGIGFVPAVFALFIYSVLPIFRNAAAGFSSVNPDLIDAGRGMGMKPIDIFFKVEVPNAAYAIIGGLRTAIVLNVGTAAFAYFIGGGGLGLWIFTGIELYDNSYLISGAVPVTLLAIFFDYLLRGVERLLTPKGMRVSKKQAHLKTTATA from the coding sequence TTGAAGACACAAGCCATCGTAACAAATTGTGTTCGGGTACTATTGTTTTTATTAGTGGCAGTCTTTCTTTACTGGACAGCATCAGAAGGAATGTATATACATCTGTACGAATCGTCAGGTGAATTTTTGCGCCTGCTAGGCGAACATGTGGCGCTTGTCCTCGTATCGTCGTTAGTAGCTGTTTTAGTAGCACTACCGTTAGCTGTTTTTGTCACGAGGCCAAAGTTTCGACGAGCAGAGTGGATCACGTCAAACGTTGCCAACTTAGCTCAAACTATACCGAGTTTGGCCGTTGTGGCACTGATGATTGGAATTTTAGGGATTGGCTTTGTTCCAGCTGTATTTGCCTTATTTATTTACTCTGTCCTTCCGATTTTCAGAAATGCAGCTGCTGGTTTTAGTTCAGTAAACCCTGATCTTATTGATGCTGGTAGAGGAATGGGCATGAAGCCGATTGACATTTTCTTTAAAGTCGAAGTTCCCAATGCGGCATACGCTATTATCGGTGGTTTAAGAACGGCCATTGTTTTAAATGTCGGCACTGCTGCTTTTGCCTATTTTATTGGCGGAGGCGGACTAGGGCTGTGGATTTTTACTGGAATTGAACTGTACGATAATTCCTACCTTATTTCTGGTGCTGTACCAGTTACTCTGCTAGCGATCTTTTTTGATTATTTGCTAAGAGGCGTTGAACGCTTATTAACGCCTAAAGGTATGCGAGTATCGAAAAAGCAAGCTCATTTAAAAACGACGGCAACCGCATAA
- the groES gene encoding co-chaperone GroES, producing the protein MLKPLGDRIIIEQIQSEEKTASGIVLPDSAQEKPQEGKVVAVGTGRVTENGEKVALEVKEGDSIIFSKYAGTEVKYEGTDYLILRESDVLAIIG; encoded by the coding sequence TTGTTAAAACCATTAGGAGATCGCATCATTATTGAGCAAATCCAATCAGAGGAAAAAACAGCGAGTGGGATTGTACTACCTGACTCTGCACAAGAAAAGCCGCAAGAAGGCAAGGTCGTAGCTGTAGGTACAGGTCGTGTAACAGAAAACGGTGAAAAAGTAGCGCTTGAAGTAAAAGAAGGCGATTCCATCATCTTCTCAAAATATGCAGGTACAGAAGTAAAGTATGAAGGTACGGACTATCTTATTCTTCGCGAAAGCGATGTTCTAGCAATCATTGGCTAA
- a CDS encoding iron-containing alcohol dehydrogenase family protein, which yields MSSLIVRGAPQEYVFAEGALSELEERLVARKYKRVLVVHGHASWKAIAAFWPELKEVEATYEPYAGLCSVAEMRRLAEMALDGNYDALIGVGGGTLMDAVKGTAHLLSQPYVLIPTLASNCAPWTPISVIYNEEGVYTHFDVYEQNASLLLVDPHVLLTTPKAFFLAGIGDTLAKWYEADVQLRAITDRRAALDISYYAAQLCQSVLLEKSEESIKSLADKEVSSAYCKVVEAIIMLGGMVGGFGDKYGRIAGAHSIHNGLTALRETHDVLHGDKVAYGILVQLALEENWNEIERLIPFYHKVELPTSLIDLGIDVGSADLNAVCEKATIQEESIHVMPGVISAVDVRKAIDQIEEWNKNRPVW from the coding sequence GTGAGCTCGCTTATCGTTCGTGGTGCACCACAGGAATATGTTTTTGCAGAAGGCGCCTTATCTGAGTTAGAAGAAAGGCTAGTAGCACGAAAGTATAAGCGAGTGCTTGTCGTTCACGGTCATGCTTCTTGGAAAGCCATTGCCGCTTTTTGGCCAGAATTGAAAGAAGTTGAAGCAACATATGAGCCTTATGCTGGTCTGTGTTCAGTAGCTGAAATGAGACGTTTAGCAGAAATGGCGCTGGATGGGAACTATGATGCACTTATTGGAGTAGGAGGAGGAACGTTAATGGATGCCGTAAAGGGGACAGCTCATCTCCTTTCTCAGCCATATGTACTTATTCCAACTCTTGCTTCTAATTGTGCACCGTGGACACCCATTTCTGTTATCTATAATGAGGAAGGGGTTTATACTCACTTTGATGTGTATGAACAGAATGCAAGTCTGCTATTAGTAGACCCACATGTATTGCTTACAACACCGAAGGCTTTTTTTCTTGCTGGAATTGGAGATACACTGGCGAAATGGTACGAGGCCGATGTTCAGCTTCGTGCCATTACAGATAGGCGTGCAGCACTTGATATCTCTTATTATGCTGCACAGCTTTGTCAGTCTGTATTACTTGAAAAAAGTGAAGAAAGCATAAAGTCGTTAGCAGATAAAGAAGTATCAAGCGCCTATTGTAAAGTAGTGGAAGCAATCATTATGCTAGGTGGTATGGTCGGAGGATTTGGAGACAAATATGGACGTATTGCAGGCGCTCATTCGATCCATAATGGCTTAACAGCATTGAGAGAAACTCACGATGTTCTGCACGGGGACAAAGTGGCTTACGGTATTCTTGTCCAGCTTGCTTTAGAAGAAAATTGGAATGAAATTGAACGATTAATACCTTTTTATCATAAAGTGGAACTACCCACTTCATTAATCGATTTAGGGATTGACGTAGGTTCAGCGGATTTAAACGCGGTATGTGAAAAAGCGACGATTCAAGAAGAGTCTATTCATGTTATGCCAGGCGTCATCAGTGCAGTAGACGTACGAAAAGCAATCGATCAAATTGAAGAATGGAACAAAAACCGACCGGTTTGGTAA
- a CDS encoding ABC transporter ATP-binding protein, translating into MISFKEVTKTYTGDKNAVNHVSFDVNDGEIVIFLGPSGCGKTTLLRMVNKLVSLSEGDIEIDGEPISTLDTIELRRKIGYVIQSNGLFPNMTIEDNVMVVPNLLKWGSKKKKERYNELMKLVGLDPKEFRKRYPSELSGGQQQRVGVARALAADPPIMLMDEPFGALDPLIREHIQDEFLDIQRKVKKTILFVSHDIDEAIRMADKIVLMREGEIMQYGTPSEILMKPSSTYVSDFIGKDRAIKMLSLHTVDELNKEIGLLECQEDIADSKQIHLDADLKNTLSILLNQEAEQVCVYDDEDNIRGAITIDLIQQFLHQKLGNQKSKAAVIA; encoded by the coding sequence GTGATTTCATTTAAAGAGGTAACTAAAACGTATACTGGTGACAAAAACGCAGTGAATCATGTTTCCTTTGATGTTAATGATGGAGAGATTGTTATTTTCTTAGGGCCATCAGGGTGCGGAAAAACAACATTATTACGTATGGTCAATAAGTTGGTTTCATTAAGTGAAGGTGATATTGAAATAGATGGTGAACCGATTTCAACGCTGGATACAATTGAACTACGTCGTAAGATCGGCTATGTTATTCAAAGCAATGGGTTGTTTCCGAACATGACCATTGAAGACAATGTCATGGTTGTTCCAAACTTATTAAAGTGGGGCAGTAAAAAGAAAAAAGAGCGGTACAACGAACTGATGAAGCTTGTTGGACTCGATCCAAAAGAATTTCGAAAACGTTATCCAAGTGAGCTTTCTGGTGGACAACAGCAGCGGGTAGGTGTAGCAAGAGCACTAGCAGCAGATCCACCAATTATGTTAATGGACGAACCTTTTGGAGCTCTTGACCCACTGATTCGTGAACATATTCAAGATGAGTTTTTAGATATCCAGCGAAAAGTGAAGAAGACGATTTTGTTTGTTAGTCATGACATTGATGAAGCGATTCGGATGGCGGATAAGATTGTCTTAATGCGCGAAGGCGAAATTATGCAATATGGTACACCATCAGAAATTTTAATGAAACCATCTAGCACGTATGTTTCTGATTTTATAGGAAAAGACCGAGCCATTAAAATGCTTAGTCTTCATACCGTTGATGAGTTAAATAAAGAAATTGGTTTACTAGAATGTCAAGAAGATATTGCTGATTCAAAACAAATTCATTTAGATGCTGATTTGAAAAATACCCTTTCTATCTTATTAAACCAAGAAGCAGAACAAGTTTGTGTATACGATGACGAAGACAATATACGTGGTGCTATTACGATTGATCTAATCCAACAGTTCCTTCATCAGAAATTAGGTAATCAAAAAAGCAAAGCGGCGGTGATCGCTTGA
- a CDS encoding methionine ABC transporter ATP-binding protein → MIEARELTKIYKSKKRTVIGVDNVSFRVEKGEIFGIVGYSGAGKSSLLRCMNLLERPTSGTINVDGIDLTKLNSSRLREARLKIGMIFQHFYLINQKTVYGNIAFALKAAGVEQSTVPTRVDELLKRVGLSDKRDAYPAQLSGGQKQRVGIARALANNPRVLLCDEATSALDPTTTKSILQLLQSLNKELGLTIVLITHEMNVVKEICHKMAVMQHGKIVEQGNVYDLFAEPKEELTKEFIENVVSFNVPERTLAQFTGTIAKVVFKGEIAGEGIISDMLQQFSLNGNFLHGAIEYIDGKPLGIFILELQGEAVAVKQALAYIEKRSAEVEVIRDGHSPLN, encoded by the coding sequence ATGATTGAAGCGCGTGAATTAACAAAGATTTATAAGAGCAAAAAAAGAACGGTTATTGGTGTAGATAATGTTTCGTTTAGAGTCGAAAAAGGAGAAATATTTGGCATTGTTGGTTATTCAGGTGCAGGAAAAAGTTCACTCCTACGCTGTATGAATTTGCTAGAACGTCCAACAAGCGGAACCATTAATGTTGACGGTATTGATTTAACGAAACTAAATTCAAGCAGGCTACGGGAAGCTCGTTTAAAAATTGGAATGATTTTTCAACACTTTTATTTGATTAATCAGAAGACGGTTTATGGAAATATCGCATTTGCACTTAAAGCAGCAGGAGTTGAACAGAGCACTGTCCCAACAAGGGTGGACGAACTGCTCAAGCGTGTGGGTCTTTCCGATAAGCGAGATGCGTACCCTGCCCAGTTAAGCGGTGGACAAAAGCAACGGGTTGGTATAGCGAGAGCACTTGCAAATAACCCACGTGTTTTGCTATGTGATGAAGCCACTTCTGCACTTGACCCGACAACGACGAAATCCATCTTGCAGTTACTTCAATCGTTGAATAAGGAATTAGGTTTAACGATCGTCCTTATCACGCATGAAATGAACGTTGTAAAAGAGATTTGTCATAAGATGGCGGTGATGCAACATGGCAAAATTGTTGAACAAGGTAACGTATATGACTTGTTTGCCGAACCGAAAGAAGAATTAACAAAAGAATTTATTGAGAATGTTGTTTCGTTTAACGTTCCAGAGCGAACCCTTGCGCAGTTTACGGGTACTATTGCAAAAGTGGTATTTAAAGGAGAGATTGCTGGAGAAGGTATTATTTCTGATATGCTACAACAATTTTCGTTAAACGGTAATTTCTTACATGGTGCCATTGAATATATTGATGGAAAGCCTTTAGGTATTTTTATCCTTGAGCTTCAAGGAGAAGCGGTGGCCGTTAAACAAGCATTGGCTTATATTGAAAAGCGTTCTGCTGAAGTGGAGGTGATTCGTGATGGACATTCCCCACTTAATTGA
- a CDS encoding methionine ABC transporter permease, with the protein MDIPHLIEMLPTMWSAFLETLLMISISTAVAIVIGFPLGVVLFATDRGLFWENRVVQNVLGVFVNIIRSIPFIILLVALYPFTNLIVGTTTGPVAASVSLSVAAIPFFARIVESAMREIDKGMIEAAVATGATPWMIIKDVLFLEGRASMIQGLTLTVISLVAYSAMAGVIGGGGVGDLAIRYGHYRYDNTIMISTVVILIAFVQVLQLLGDYIAKTTDKRK; encoded by the coding sequence ATGGACATTCCCCACTTAATTGAGATGTTGCCTACAATGTGGAGTGCATTTCTTGAAACACTGTTGATGATTAGTATTTCCACCGCTGTGGCGATTGTTATCGGCTTTCCGTTAGGGGTTGTGTTGTTTGCAACAGATCGGGGCTTATTTTGGGAGAATCGTGTGGTACAGAATGTGTTAGGTGTTTTTGTGAATATCATACGTTCGATACCATTTATCATCTTACTCGTTGCATTATATCCGTTTACGAACCTTATTGTAGGAACGACAACCGGTCCTGTTGCAGCAAGTGTTTCGCTATCAGTAGCAGCCATTCCTTTCTTTGCTCGAATTGTGGAGAGTGCTATGCGTGAGATTGATAAAGGGATGATTGAAGCAGCTGTTGCTACAGGTGCAACACCATGGATGATTATTAAAGATGTGTTGTTTTTAGAAGGCAGAGCCTCAATGATTCAAGGATTAACCTTAACCGTCATTAGTCTTGTTGCCTATTCAGCAATGGCTGGTGTGATTGGTGGAGGCGGTGTTGGGGATTTAGCAATCCGTTATGGTCATTATCGCTACGACAATACCATTATGATTTCAACGGTCGTAATTTTAATTGCGTTTGTTCAAGTATTGCAATTACTTGGAGACTATATTGCAAAAACGACAGATAAAAGAAAATAG
- a CDS encoding glycine betaine ABC transporter substrate-binding protein — protein sequence MNKLRRYMSGSVVLLGVSLSGCSYLGFGDSITIGAKSFTEQYLLSEMTYFILEDAGYQVRQVENLGSNVLRSALENGQVDVSWEYTGTAIATYLNMEPITDPEEAYETLQEVDRENGLHWMNISNVNNTYALIMNRAQAEELEIQSLSDLAQYVKDNPGEIRMGTDAAFANRADGLPGLQETYEFEFGNGNIEYMDAGLLYEALYNEELEVAMGYETDARIDDYDQIILEDDHTFFAPYNAAVQIRLDVFEDNPEIEQLLQPLADILDSEKMRALNYQVDIERQSVAIVAYEFLVEEGLIEEES from the coding sequence ATGAACAAGTTACGACGTTATATGAGCGGTTCAGTTGTCCTCTTAGGTGTATCCTTAAGCGGCTGTAGCTACTTAGGCTTCGGGGACAGTATCACAATAGGTGCTAAATCGTTCACAGAGCAATATCTTTTATCGGAAATGACGTATTTTATTCTCGAAGATGCGGGATATCAGGTTCGACAAGTAGAGAATTTAGGAAGTAATGTCCTTCGCTCTGCTTTAGAAAATGGTCAAGTGGATGTGTCTTGGGAGTACACTGGAACAGCGATTGCAACGTATTTAAATATGGAGCCAATAACAGATCCTGAAGAAGCATACGAAACACTCCAAGAAGTAGACAGAGAGAATGGACTACACTGGATGAACATTTCAAATGTGAACAATACGTACGCGCTCATCATGAACCGTGCACAGGCGGAGGAGTTAGAAATTCAGTCGTTGTCTGATTTAGCTCAATACGTGAAAGACAATCCAGGTGAAATTCGGATGGGTACCGATGCCGCGTTTGCCAATCGGGCGGATGGTCTTCCAGGTCTTCAAGAAACATATGAATTTGAATTTGGGAATGGAAACATTGAATACATGGATGCTGGGTTATTGTACGAAGCGTTGTACAATGAGGAATTAGAAGTAGCAATGGGGTACGAAACGGATGCAAGGATTGATGATTATGACCAAATCATTTTAGAAGACGATCACACCTTTTTTGCTCCTTATAATGCAGCTGTACAAATTCGTTTAGATGTATTTGAAGACAATCCAGAAATTGAACAGTTGTTGCAACCACTAGCGGACATTCTTGATAGTGAAAAAATGCGAGCCTTAAATTATCAAGTTGATATTGAAAGGCAAAGTGTGGCCATCGTTGCCTATGAATTCCTCGTTGAAGAGGGATTGATAGAAGAAGAGAGCTAA
- the groL gene encoding chaperonin GroEL (60 kDa chaperone family; promotes refolding of misfolded polypeptides especially under stressful conditions; forms two stacked rings of heptamers to form a barrel-shaped 14mer; ends can be capped by GroES; misfolded proteins enter the barrel where they are refolded when GroES binds): protein MAKDIKFSEEARRSMLKGVDTLANAVKVTLGPKGRNVVLEKKFGSPLITNDGVTIAKEIELEDAFENMGAKLVAEVASKTNDIAGDGTTTATVLAQAMIREGLKNVTSGANPMGIRKGIEKATAAAVKELASISKPIESKESIAQVAAISSADEEVGQIIAEAMERVGNDGVITIEESKGFSTELEVVEGMQFDRGYASPYMVSDSDKMEAVLDNPYILITDKKISNIQEVLPVLEQVVQQSRPILIIAEDVEGEALATLVVNKLRGTFNAVAVKAPGFGDRRKAMLEDIAILTGGEVITEDLGLDLKSATIDSLGRANKVVVTKENTTIVEGAGNPEQIAARVGQLKGQVEETTSDFDKEKLQERLAKLSGGVAVLKVGAATETEMKERKLRIEDALNSTRAAVEEGIVAGGGTALINVIKAVQAVEAAGDEATGVNIVLRALEEPVRQIAHNAGLEGSIIVEKLKSEAVGVGYNAATGEYVNMVETGILDPVKVTRSALQNAASVSAMFLTTEAVIADKPEENEGGGMPDMGGMGGMGGMGGMM from the coding sequence ATGGCTAAAGATATTAAGTTCAGTGAAGAAGCACGTCGCTCGATGCTAAAAGGTGTAGATACATTAGCGAACGCTGTAAAAGTAACGCTTGGACCAAAGGGTCGTAACGTTGTATTAGAAAAAAAATTCGGTTCACCATTGATTACAAATGACGGTGTAACGATTGCGAAAGAAATTGAGCTTGAAGATGCATTTGAAAATATGGGTGCGAAACTTGTTGCAGAAGTAGCAAGCAAAACAAACGATATTGCTGGTGATGGTACGACAACTGCTACAGTTCTTGCACAAGCCATGATTCGTGAAGGTCTTAAAAATGTTACATCCGGTGCGAACCCAATGGGAATCCGTAAAGGAATTGAAAAAGCAACAGCAGCAGCAGTAAAAGAGCTAGCTAGCATTTCAAAGCCAATTGAAAGCAAAGAGTCGATTGCGCAAGTAGCAGCGATTTCTTCAGCTGACGAAGAAGTAGGCCAAATCATTGCAGAAGCAATGGAGCGCGTAGGAAACGACGGCGTTATTACCATTGAAGAATCAAAAGGTTTCTCTACAGAGCTTGAAGTAGTAGAAGGTATGCAGTTCGATCGTGGCTATGCATCTCCATACATGGTATCTGATTCAGATAAGATGGAAGCGGTTCTTGATAACCCTTATATCCTTATTACAGATAAGAAAATCTCAAACATTCAAGAAGTACTTCCAGTTCTTGAGCAAGTTGTTCAGCAAAGTCGTCCGATCCTTATCATCGCTGAAGATGTTGAAGGTGAAGCGTTAGCAACACTTGTTGTGAACAAATTACGTGGCACATTTAATGCAGTAGCTGTTAAAGCGCCTGGATTCGGTGATCGTCGTAAAGCGATGCTTGAAGATATTGCGATTCTAACAGGTGGAGAAGTCATTACGGAAGATTTAGGACTTGATCTTAAATCAGCAACAATTGATTCTCTAGGACGTGCCAACAAAGTTGTTGTAACGAAAGAAAATACAACAATTGTTGAAGGTGCTGGAAACCCAGAACAAATCGCTGCTCGAGTTGGTCAGCTAAAAGGTCAAGTAGAAGAAACGACTTCTGATTTTGACAAAGAAAAGCTACAAGAGCGCCTAGCTAAATTATCTGGTGGTGTAGCAGTTCTTAAAGTAGGAGCTGCAACAGAAACAGAAATGAAAGAGCGTAAACTACGTATTGAAGATGCGTTGAACTCTACACGTGCAGCAGTAGAAGAAGGTATTGTTGCTGGTGGTGGTACGGCTCTTATTAACGTGATTAAAGCAGTTCAAGCGGTTGAAGCGGCTGGAGACGAAGCAACTGGTGTGAATATTGTTCTACGTGCATTAGAAGAGCCAGTTCGTCAAATTGCACACAACGCTGGTCTTGAAGGATCTATCATTGTTGAAAAATTGAAGTCTGAAGCGGTAGGTGTTGGTTACAACGCAGCAACAGGCGAGTATGTAAACATGGTGGAAACAGGTATTCTTGATCCGGTTAAAGTAACACGTTCTGCTTTGCAAAATGCAGCTAGCGTATCAGCTATGTTCTTAACGACAGAAGCTGTAATCGCTGATAAGCCTGAGGAAAACGAAGGCGGCGGCATGCCTGATATGGGCGGCATGGGCGGAATGGGTGGCATGGGCGGCATGATGTAA
- a CDS encoding MetQ/NlpA family ABC transporter substrate-binding protein, giving the protein MKNTNWIWSVATLGALVTLSACGDSNAGEDSQEISFGATAGPYSDMLTKAIVPGLEEKGYSVTINEYQDYIIPNRELANGTDDANLFQHQVYLDAFAENNDLDLASLVTVPTAPMGIYSEAYQSLEDIEDGVEIAIPNDPTNGARAFLMLEDAGLITFKDEIDPLTVSIQDIDENKHNLQFVELEAAQLPREVGQKPLTAVPGNFALSAGLDLTTALELEDMADQYRNVVAVRSEDVDGQLAQDIQAVIESDEFEAVIDEEFEGFGKPNWMEQ; this is encoded by the coding sequence ATGAAGAATACCAACTGGATTTGGAGTGTAGCTACACTTGGAGCATTAGTAACATTAAGTGCATGTGGTGACAGTAATGCAGGAGAGGATAGTCAAGAAATAAGTTTTGGTGCGACAGCCGGACCGTATAGTGATATGCTCACAAAAGCCATCGTTCCTGGCCTTGAAGAAAAAGGGTATTCTGTTACGATCAATGAATACCAGGATTATATTATCCCAAATCGTGAGCTTGCCAATGGCACAGATGATGCAAATTTATTTCAGCACCAAGTCTATCTAGATGCTTTTGCAGAAAACAATGATTTAGACTTAGCTAGCTTAGTAACGGTACCAACTGCCCCAATGGGTATCTACTCAGAAGCGTACCAATCGCTAGAGGACATTGAAGATGGTGTAGAAATAGCGATACCTAATGACCCGACCAATGGGGCAAGAGCCTTTTTAATGTTAGAAGATGCTGGCTTAATTACATTTAAAGACGAAATCGATCCGTTAACAGTTTCTATTCAAGACATTGATGAAAACAAACACAATCTCCAATTTGTTGAACTCGAAGCCGCGCAGCTTCCAAGAGAAGTAGGGCAAAAGCCACTCACTGCCGTGCCAGGTAATTTTGCTCTTTCGGCAGGGTTGGATTTAACAACGGCATTAGAGTTGGAAGATATGGCTGATCAATACCGAAATGTGGTTGCGGTTCGTTCTGAAGACGTAGACGGACAATTAGCTCAAGATATTCAAGCGGTTATTGAATCGGACGAATTTGAAGCTGTCATTGATGAAGAGTTTGAAGGGTTTGGAAAGCCAAACTGGATGGAACAGTGA
- a CDS encoding ABC transporter permease: MGKKKLYKKEGSQLSEFIEFVKINSTSMFNLTMEHIILVGMAILIAIVIGVSIGIYLTVNDTLAETVLAAASILLTIPSLALFGIMIPFFSIIGHGIGFVPALTALVLYSLLPIIRNTYTGIKNVDPNVIDAANGLGMKKMQRLIQVEIPNGLPVMMAGIRTAVVMNIGIGVIAAFIGAGGLGSLIVQGISRGDMYSIVAGAVLVSLLAIIADTILLVLQKWFTPKGATH; the protein is encoded by the coding sequence GTGGGTAAAAAGAAGCTATACAAAAAGGAGGGATCTCAACTGAGCGAATTTATTGAATTTGTAAAAATCAATTCCACAAGTATGTTTAACCTAACGATGGAGCATATCATCCTTGTTGGAATGGCGATTCTTATTGCTATTGTTATTGGTGTTAGTATAGGTATTTATTTAACAGTGAACGACACGTTAGCTGAAACGGTTTTAGCAGCAGCTTCAATCCTTTTAACGATTCCAAGCTTAGCTCTCTTTGGAATTATGATTCCGTTCTTTTCCATTATTGGGCACGGCATTGGTTTTGTCCCCGCACTAACAGCTCTTGTACTCTACTCTCTTCTACCTATTATTCGTAATACGTATACAGGTATTAAAAATGTAGATCCAAATGTAATTGATGCAGCAAATGGACTAGGTATGAAAAAAATGCAGCGCTTAATTCAAGTCGAAATACCGAATGGATTGCCTGTTATGATGGCAGGTATTCGTACGGCAGTTGTCATGAATATTGGTATTGGCGTCATTGCTGCATTTATTGGTGCCGGGGGACTAGGCTCATTGATTGTACAGGGGATTTCTCGAGGGGATATGTATTCCATTGTTGCTGGTGCTGTACTCGTTTCCTTACTTGCAATTATCGCTGATACCATTCTGCTAGTACTGCAGAAATGGTTTACACCAAAAGGAGCAACTCACTAA
- a CDS encoding DUF4305 domain-containing protein, which yields MRFYGFFYILLAFLFVYLTYIQVEANGWGIFPVVLAFVAAVDFYLGWQALRRPPKDK from the coding sequence ATGAGATTCTATGGTTTCTTCTACATTCTACTTGCCTTTCTTTTTGTCTATTTAACGTACATTCAAGTAGAAGCAAATGGGTGGGGGATTTTCCCAGTCGTGCTCGCTTTTGTAGCTGCAGTTGATTTCTATCTTGGCTGGCAAGCACTTAGACGACCTCCCAAAGATAAATAA